Genomic segment of Steroidobacter denitrificans:
ATCGGCAAGCTTGTACCCTATGTATTCATCGGGCTGCTCCAGACCACGTTGGTGCTGTTCCTGGGAGCTGCGTTGTTCGACGTTCCCGTCAACGGCAGTCTCGGTAGCCTGTATGTGGCGGCATCGTTGTTCATTGGCGCCACTTTGGCGCTGGGTCTGCTGGCGTCCACGCTGGCGCAGACCCAGATGCAGGCCTTCCAGATGGCATTTTTCATCATGCTGCCCTCCATCCTGCTATCCGGGTTCGTTTTTCCTTTCGAGGGCATGCCGCAGGCGGCCCGTTGGGTCGCCCAGGTGTTGCCCTTGACGCATTTCGTCGAACTGGTGCGAGGAATCGCGCTGCGCGGCGCAAGCCTCGGCGGCCTGTACTTGCCGATCTACAAGCTGGTTACCTTTATTTGTATCGTGTTAGCGGCCGTAATCCTGCGTTTTCATAAGCGCCTGGATTGAACCACCGGGGCCGGTGCAGAATTGAGCGAATGCTCGCGTGATCGGGCCATTCCAAGAGCCCATGAATTTGGCGGGCCCAATTTTTGACAAGGATACATGCACCAAATTCGGGCGACGCGGCACAGGAGATGCGCCAAATCGGTGCGTACCGTCGCTGCCGCCGCTGCTATGACCTGAAAAGGCCTGGAATAGCCGCAGCTGCGGAGCGCTTTCGTCAATAAATGCGACGTCGGGCCGCGTCGGCATGGGATATGCAAGGTGGAATACGCAGTATGAAATATGCAGCTGCCTGGCATGCATGTCTACGTACCATTTTCCGGCGTCACCCATCCGCCCCGGGGATGCCGACCGCATCAGGAAGAGGAGCCACGGGGAATGAAACTCATCAGTGCGATCATCAAGCCGTTTAAACTGGACGACGTGCGTGCGGCGTTGTCCGAAATCGGGGTGTCCGGCATGACCGTTACCGAGGTCAAGGGTTTCGGTCGCCAGCGAGGGCATACCGAGTTATACAGGGGGGCGGAATATGTCGTGGACTTCGTGCCCAAGACCCGTATCGAAGTTGCGGTAAGCGACGGCCTGGTCGATCAGGTGGTCGAGGCGATCATCGGTGCCGCCAAGACCGGCAAGGTGGGTGACGGCAAGATTTTCATCACAGAGTTGGAACGCGTACTTCGCATTCGCACCGGTGAGACGGACGACCAGGCGCTGTAGCCGCACGCCGTTACGTTGCGGCAGACGCAAATTTCAGGCGCGTAGCGTCGTCGCGCCGCGCCGTATCGCCAGGGCGCCGCTGCGCACCACTTCCAAGAGTTCGGCGATGCCGGCAGCTTCAGCGATGAAGGAGGTGATCCTGGACTCGCTGTCGATCAGCTCGATCGTGAAGCTTTCAGCGTGATCGATGAGGATCTTGGCACCAGCGCTTCGGACACAGAGACGTAGATTTTCTATCTGGTCCGCGGACGCCTGAAGCTTGAGCAACAACAATTCTCGCTCCACGTGCTGATCGCGGGTGATGTCCTCGACATTGATGACGTCGATCAGCTTCAACGACTGGTTGATGATCTGGTGGATCACTGCCTCAGTGCCCGTCGTGACCAGGGTGACCCGGGAAATCGTGGGGTGATCGGTGGGCGCCACATTCAGTGATTCGATGTTGTAGCCCCGCGTGGAAAACAGGCTCGTGACGCGAGTCAGCGCTCCGACCTCGTTTTGTAACAGTATCGAAACGATATGGCGCTTACGCGAGCTCATGGCCGGGGTTGTCCTTTCGGTTTCTGGAGCCTGTCCGCACCCTGGGCGGGACGGACGGATCCTTCAAGCATACGGGATCCGGGCACATCGGATCCAGGCATGAGCCGCCTGAGGGCCCGGCACGGCGGCGCGCAGCTGCAGCGCAGTGTCTAGCCCGGTCTGCCTCGAGTGATCGGGCTGGAGGGTGACGGTATGCTATAATCCAGGGAGCAGATCATGCCGCGTCCCGTAATGGCCTCCTGCTTCGCGAAGCATTGTCGGAATCAATCCCGTGAAACACGCTCAGGCTGCCCGCCCAATGAACACCTCTCCCGTCTCGGCGCATGCCCTTGCCGGCACTTCCATGACAGGCGCGGAGATCATCGTCCAGGTATTGGCAGATGAAGGGGTGGATACCGTATTCGGCTATAGCGGCGGCGCGATCCTGCCTACCTATGATGCGATCTTCGTAAACAATCAGGATTGCGAGCGTTGCGATCGCCGTCAGATGTCGCTGATCGTGCCTGCGAATGAACAGGGCGCGGGATTCATGGCGGCAGGATATGCGCGTGCCACAGGCAAGGTCGGCGTATGCATCGTGACCTCCGGCCCGGGCGCGACCAACACCGTAACGCCGGTGCGCGACTGCATGGCGGACTCGATTCCGATCGTGGTCATTTGCGGCCAGGTGCCGACGGGGGCGATCGGCAGTGATGCTTTCCAGGAGGCGCCGGTGGCCAGCATCATGGGCGCCGTCGCCAAGCATGTATTCCTGGTCACCGATCCCAGCAAGCTGGAGGCCACGATCCGCACCGCGTTCGAGATCGCACGCAGCGGCCGGCCGGGTCCGGTGGTGATCGATGTGCCCAAGGACGTGCAAAACTGGCAGGGAAAGTTTCAGGGCGCCGGCCGTCTGCCGGTGGCAGGCTATCGCCAGCGTATGACTCGCCTGACGCACAGCGTCCTGAGCGATGCTCGTTGCGCGGAATTCTTCACCATGCTGGGTGCCGCGCGGCGCCCTCTCATCTATGCCGGTGGCGGTGTGATCCATTCGGGCGGATCCCAGGCCCTGCAGGAATTCGCCATCGAATATGGCATTCCGGTGGTCACTACGCTCATGGGGCTGGGAGCGCTCGATACCACACATCCCTTGGCGATGCGCATGCTGGGCATGCATGGGGCGGCCTTCGCGAACTATGCCGTGGATGACTGCGATTTCCTGTTCGCGCTGGGAGCGCGTTTCGATGATCGCGTCGCCGGCAATCCGGCCAAGTTTGCGCCCAACGCCAAGCAGATTGCGCAGATCGACATCGATATCTCGGAAATCAACAAAGTAAAGCAGGTGCACTGGCATCACATCGGCCTGTTGCCGGAAGCCTTGCGGGGCTTGATCGATTATGGACGGCGCAGCGCATTTAATCGCGACTGGTCGACCTGGCGGACGCATTGCGATCAGCTGCGACGCACATATGCCATGAACTACGAGCGCGACAGCGAGCGGATCCAGCCCTACCATGTGATCGAGGAGATCAACAAGCTGACGCGGGGTGAAGCCATCATCACTACCGGCGTCGGACAGCATCAGATGTGGGCCGCACAGTATTTCGATTTCCGCAGCCCGCGGTTGTGGCTGACCTCCGGCAGCATGGGAACGATGGGATTCGGCTTGCCAGCCGCGATCGGTGCGCAGTTTGCGCAACCCGATAGACTGGTCATCGACATCGACGGAGATTCCAGTATCCGCATGAATCTGGGCGAGCTGGAGACGGTCACGACCTACGGGCTGCCGATCAAAGTCGTGGTGCTCAATAATTGCGGCGACGGTATGGTGAAGCAGTGGCAGAAATTGTTCTTCAAAGGCAGGTTGGCCGCCAGCGACCGTTCCTTGCACAAGAAGGATTTCCTCAAGGCAGCCGAGGCGGACGGCTTCCCCTACGTGATGCGGCTGGAACGCCCGCAGGATGTGGCGCGTGTGGTGAAGGAATTCGTCGAATTTCAGGGACCCGCCTTCCTGGAGGTGATGATCGATCCGGATGCGGGCGTCTATCCGATGGTGGGGCCTGGGCAGCCATACAGCGAGATGATTACGGGCGAGCACATCGTTTCGCGCCACCAGATCGAGGTTCGCCCGCCCGACGCCTCCGAGATGTTTTAACGGGTCTTGGCCTGATCGAACAGGCCCTGATCGGGCCTGGCTCGTGCAACCTCGTTCCTGGAATCAGGTCCCGCCCATGGCTTGACTGGCTGTGTCTTGGGATTCACTGCCAGTCAAGCCATGGGCGGGACCGATCACTGCTTATGGAGCGCCATCGCCAACGGAGCCTCCGTTAGCGGGCCGAATCAGAAGATTTCGAACAGGCCCGCAGCACCCATGCCGCCACCGATGCACATGGTGACGACGCCGTATTTCGCCTTGCGGCGTCGACCTTCGATCAGGAGATGGCCGGTCATCCTTGCGCCGGACATGCCATA
This window contains:
- a CDS encoding P-II family nitrogen regulator; the protein is MKLISAIIKPFKLDDVRAALSEIGVSGMTVTEVKGFGRQRGHTELYRGAEYVVDFVPKTRIEVAVSDGLVDQVVEAIIGAAKTGKVGDGKIFITELERVLRIRTGETDDQAL
- the ilvN gene encoding acetolactate synthase small subunit is translated as MSSRKRHIVSILLQNEVGALTRVTSLFSTRGYNIESLNVAPTDHPTISRVTLVTTGTEAVIHQIINQSLKLIDVINVEDITRDQHVERELLLLKLQASADQIENLRLCVRSAGAKILIDHAESFTIELIDSESRITSFIAEAAGIAELLEVVRSGALAIRRGATTLRA
- the ilvB gene encoding biosynthetic-type acetolactate synthase large subunit, with amino-acid sequence MNTSPVSAHALAGTSMTGAEIIVQVLADEGVDTVFGYSGGAILPTYDAIFVNNQDCERCDRRQMSLIVPANEQGAGFMAAGYARATGKVGVCIVTSGPGATNTVTPVRDCMADSIPIVVICGQVPTGAIGSDAFQEAPVASIMGAVAKHVFLVTDPSKLEATIRTAFEIARSGRPGPVVIDVPKDVQNWQGKFQGAGRLPVAGYRQRMTRLTHSVLSDARCAEFFTMLGAARRPLIYAGGGVIHSGGSQALQEFAIEYGIPVVTTLMGLGALDTTHPLAMRMLGMHGAAFANYAVDDCDFLFALGARFDDRVAGNPAKFAPNAKQIAQIDIDISEINKVKQVHWHHIGLLPEALRGLIDYGRRSAFNRDWSTWRTHCDQLRRTYAMNYERDSERIQPYHVIEEINKLTRGEAIITTGVGQHQMWAAQYFDFRSPRLWLTSGSMGTMGFGLPAAIGAQFAQPDRLVIDIDGDSSIRMNLGELETVTTYGLPIKVVVLNNCGDGMVKQWQKLFFKGRLAASDRSLHKKDFLKAAEADGFPYVMRLERPQDVARVVKEFVEFQGPAFLEVMIDPDAGVYPMVGPGQPYSEMITGEHIVSRHQIEVRPPDASEMF